Within Fusobacterium periodonticum ATCC 33693, the genomic segment ATTGCTAGGCAAATAGAACTTATAGAAAATGGTGGAAAAGTTGATCAAGAAACAAGACTTTGGGATGAAGAAAATCAAATAACTAGAGTTATGAGATCAAAAGAAGAAGCTATGGACTATAGATATTTTAATGAACCTGATTTATTAAAACTTCTTATAAGTGATGAAGAAATTGAAGAAATTAAAAAGGATATGCCTGAAACAAGACTTGCTAAAGTAGAAAGATTTAAAAATTCTTATTCAATAGATGAAAAAGATGCTCTTATCTTAACAGAAGAAATGGAACTTTCAGATTATTTTGAAGAAGTTGTAAAAGTTTCAAATAATCCTAAATTAAGTTCTAACTGGATATTGACAGAAGTTTTAAGAGTTTTAAAACATCAAAATATTGATATAGAAAAGTTCAGTATCAACAGTGTAAATCTTGCTAAGATAATTACATTGATAGATAAAAATATTATCTCATCTAAGATAGCAAAAGAACTTTTTGAAATTGCTTTAAATGATAATAGAGATCCAGAAATTATAGTAAAGGAAAAAGGAATGCTTCAAGTTTCAGATAGCAGTGAAATTGAAAAAATGGTAGAAGAAGTTCTAGCTAATAATCAAAAAATGATAGAAGACTATAAAGCTGCTGATGAAGGTAGAAAACCAAGAGTTCTAAAAGGTATTGTTGGTCAAGTTATGAAACTATCTAAGGGAAAAGCAAATCCTGAAATTGTAAATGAACTAATTATGTCAAAGTTAAACTAAGCTATTAATTTAGCTTAGTTTTTCACAATAGAAAGGAATAAAAATGGAAAATTATGATTTTTATCCAGCAATAGAGCCATTTAAATCATATATGTTACAAGTAAGTGATGTTCACAGTATCTATGTAGAAGAATGTGGAAATCCTAATGGAGAACCTATAATATTTTTACATGGTGGTCCAGGAGCAGGTTGTGGAAAAAAGGCAAGAAGGTTTTTTGATCCTGAATACTATCATATAATTTTATTTGATCAAAGAGGTTGTGGGAGAAGTTTACCCTTTGTTGAGTTAAAAGAGAATAATATTTTTTATTCTGTGGAAGACATGGAAAAAATAAGATTGCATATAGGTATTAATAAATGGACTATCTTTGCAGGAAGCTATGGTTCAACTTTAGGTTTAACTTACGCTATACATTATCCTGAAAGAGTTAAAAGAATGGTGTTACAAGGAATATTCCTAGCCAATGAAAGTGATGTAAAATGGTACTTTCAAGAAGGAATTTCTGAAATTTATCCTGCTGAGTTTAAAATATTTAAAAACTTTATTCCTAAGGAAGAACAAGATGATTTACTTAAAGCTTATCACAAAAGATTTTTCTCAAATGATATTAAACTGAGAGATGAAGCAATTAAAATATGGAGTCGTTTTGAGTTAAGAACTATGGAATCTGAATATACTTGGTCTTTGGAAGAAGATATTCAAAATTTTGAAATTTCTCTTGCTCTTATAGAGGCACATTATTTTTATAATAAGATGTTTTGGGAAGATCGAGACTATATTTTAAATAGAGTTGATAAGATAAAAGATATTCCAATTCAAATAGCTCATGGGCGTTTAGATTTTAATACTAGAGTATCTTCAGCATATAAATTATCTGAAAAGTTAAATGATTGTGAACTTGTAATAGTTGAGAGTGTTGGACACTCACCTTTTACTGAAAAAATGGCTAAAATTCTTATAAAATTTCTAGAAGATAATAAGAATTTTTATTAAGGAAGAAAGAGGAGAAATGGAAAATAAAGTTTTAATAATCAATACAGGTGGAACTATAGGAATGGTTGGAAAACCTTTAAGACCAGCATATAATTGGGCTGAAATAACTAAGGGCTATTCTGTATTAGAAAAATTTCCAACAGACTATTATCAATTTGAAAAGTTAATAGATTCATCTGATGTGACTACTGATTTTTGGATAAAACTTGTAGAAGTTATTGAAGAGAATTATGATAAATATTTAGGTTTTGTTATTTTACATGGAACTGATACTATGGCCTATACAGGTTCTATGTTATCATTTTTATTAAAAAATTTAGCTAAGCCAGTTGTTTTAACAGGAGCCCAAGCTCCTATGGTAAATCCAAGAAGTGATGGCTTACAAAATTTAATAAATTCTATCTATATTGCAGGACATAGATTATTTGATATACCTCTTATCCCAGAAGTAACCATCTGCTTTAGAGATAGTTTAATGAGAGCAAATAGAAGCAAAAAAACTGATAGTAATAACTATTATGGATTCTCATCACCAAACTGTCAACCTTTAGCTGAAATAGCTACTGAGATAAAAGTTATAAAAGATAGAATTTTAAAACTCCCTACAGAAAAATTTTATGTTGAAAAAAATATTGATGCCAATGTCCTTTTATTAGAATTATTTCCGGGACTAAATCCTAAATACATATCAGATTTTATTGAAAGTAATAAAAATATAAAGGCTTTGATATTAAAAACTTATGGTAGTGGTAATACTCCAACAAGTGAAGATTTTATAAGTACATTAAAAAATATAGTTGAAAAAGAAATTCCTATTTTAGATATAACACAGTGTATATCTGGTAGTGTGAGAATGCCTCTTTATGAATCAACAGATAAACTTTCAAAATTAGGTATTATAAATGGAAGTGATATAACTTCAGAGGCAGGACTGACTAAAATGATGTATTTACTTGGGAAAAAATTGAGTTTAAAAGAAATTAAAGAAGCTTTTTCAATTTCAATTTGTGGAGAACAAACAGTTTAATACAGGAGAAAGTATGAAAAAATGGATTTTATTAATATTGACTATTATAGTATTTAGTATATTTTCTCTTGTAAGGTCTTGTCAAAGATCTTCAAGAGAAGTTGTAAATATCTACACAGATAAAGAAATAGAGTATTTTATTGGAAAATTAGCTAAAAAATTTGAGAGAAATGAAGCTAAAATTCAAATAAAAATAAATGAACTAAAAGATATATCTGAATATGATATTATAATAACTAATGAAAAGGAAAGTATTAAAAATTTAAAAAAACAATTTAAATCAAAAGATTTATTCAAAGATGAATTAGTAGTTATAGGACGTAGAAGAATTGAAAATATTTCTCAAGTTGCTAACTCTACTATTGCTATGCCTAATTATAAAACAAATATTGGAAAGACAGCTTTAGATATTTTAGCAAAATTAGATAATTTTTCTGAAATCTCAAAAAAGATTGAATATAAGGATGATGTTATAAGCTCACTTCAAAGTACAGATTTATATGAAGTTGACTATGCTTTTATTACAAGAAAATCATTAACTTTTGCTAAAAATTCTGAGATATGTTATCGTTTTCCAGCAACAATGGAAGGAAATAAAATATTGTATAGAATTTATATGGATAATAATAGCTCAGATAATTCTAAAAATTTCTATAACTTTTTAGAGGAAGAATTTACTGAAAAAATTCAAGAAAAACCAAAAAATGAAAAGAATAAAGTAATTATCACAAAAGATGTGGAGGAAAAATCTTGAAAAAAGTATTAATATTTCTTAGTTTATTAATTGTATCAAGTCTTAGTTTTTCTGAAGGAACAAATTTAGAAAATATAAATCAGAATACTGTTACAGAGACAGAAACTAACCCCCAAAAGGTAATTTTAAATGTAAAATCTGTTTATGATAGCTTAAATATAAAAGGAAAGCTGGACTACTCTATTTTCCAAAAAGCTTATTTGGGATATGTTCAAATATCTAATAAGAATCCTGGAGTTTTAGTTATAATAGATTATACTAAACCTTCAAATGAAGAAAGATTTTATGTTTTGGATTTAAATAAAAAACAGCTTGTTTATTCTACTCGGGTAGCACATTCTAAAAATTCTGGTTTAGAGATTCCTTTAGAATTTTCAGATGACCCTAATTCTTATCAAAGTTCATTAGGATTTTTCTTAACTTTAGGAGAGTATAATGGAGCTTATGGTTATTCTTTAAGATTAAAAGGACTTGAAGAAAATATAAATGCTAATGCTGAGTCAAGAGCAATAGTTATTCATGGTGGGGATATTGTTAATGATGAATACATTAAAAAATTTGGTTTTGCTGGAAGAAGTTTAGGTTGTCCAGTTTTACCAACAGCTTTGACTAAAGAGATAGTTAACTATATCAAACATGGAAGAGTTTTATTTATCTATGGAAATGATGAAGAATATATTGAAGAAAGTGTTTATCTAAGCAAATTAGCACCTATCTTTGAAGGAAAACCTCAAAATATAGTTGAGCTTGAAAAACCTAGGGAAGCTCCTAAAGTAGTAGCAACTAGTTCTACAACTTCTCTTGCTTCAACTAGTCCAGTTATAGCAAATACAACTGTTCCAAATCCTGATGAAAAAAATATTTCTATAATGTTGGATGTTATAAAGCAAGAAGCTGAATATAAACAATATTCAAGTCTAAGAAAGAAAGAAAATTATATAGATTATTTATCAATTATAAAAAGTATTATTGTAGACAAATCTAATTTAACTACAACAAAACATAATGAAAAAAATGCTACTACTTTAAATTTAGATAGTAGTAAAGAAGATAAAGAAGAAAAAATAGAAACTACAACAGAAAATAAAAGTCAAAATGTAGAAGAAATTAAGAAAGATGTGACAAAAGAAGAAGAAGTTAAAAAGGAAGAAATAAAAAAAGAAGAACCTAAAAAAGGTAAATTAAAAAATGTTAATAGAAAATATTCAGAAGAAGCTGTTAGAAAGAGTTTAGGTCTAGGAGTAAAATTAAAATAAAGGTGATTTCTTATGAAAAAATTGTTTTTACTGACATTTTTAGCAATAATTTTAATGTTAAGAGTTGCAACAGGAGTTAGGATAACAGAGATTTTTCAAAAAGAAGTATATAGAATGAGTTTTAATTTAGTAGATGGCAAAGTTAAGGACTTAAGGGTTAATAATAAATATCCTTTAAAGAATATTTATGGGAAAATAGCTTATAAAGAAGATGGAAAATATGAAGGATATTTTTTAGTAAAGTCTATTAAAAAATATAAAAATATTCATTTTATTGAGCTTGAAGATATTAAATCTGAAAAGATAGAGAATAATTTTTTGGAAAATTATCTTCAAGTTCTCTTTGATAGAGCTGAAGAAGGGTATCTATATGAAATAAAAAATCTAAATAGGGCTATATTGTTAGGTGATAATAGCAGAATAAAAAAGAGTTTACAAGAAAAGATAAGATATATAGGTTTATCACATGTTTTTGCTATGTCAGGTTTACATATAGGCTTGGTCATAGCTATTTTTTATTTTATTTTGAGAAAAATAATAAAAAATAAAATTATACTTGAAGTATCTCTTATAATTTTAGTTAGCCTATATTACTTTTCAGTAAAAGAGAGCCCATCGTTTACAAGAGCTTATATAATGGCTTTAGTATATTTGCTAGGAAAATTATGCTATGAGAAGATAGATTTAGCTAAAAGTTTATTTATAAGTGCTTATTTATCAATTTTAATAAAACCCACTGTTATATTCTCTCTTTCTTTTCAATTGTCATATGGAGCTATGATAGCTATCATATATATTTTTCCTTATATCAGAAAAATAAATTATAAAAAAATAAAAATTTTGGATTATTTTTTATTCACTACTGCTATTCAAATATTTTTAATACCCATAATAGTTTATTATTTTAATACATTACAATTTTTATCTTTAATATCAAATTTACTACTTTTACCATTAGCAAGTTTTTATATAACAATTAATTATATAGCTTTATTTCTAGAAAATTTCTATTTATCATTTTTATTAAAACCTATCATTAAAATTTCATATAATTTTTTAATTTATCTTATAGATTTTTTCTCTAAATTTAGTTATTTATCTGTAGAATATGAAAATCAAAAATTGATATATATTTATTCTTTAGTTATAATTCTTATATTAATTAATAAAAAAAGTTTATTAAAAAAATAAAGGCTGTCACAAATTAATAAAAAGTAAAAAATAGTTCGTTACTGAGTAGATTTCTTAACGATGAAAAATCAAGAATTCGCTGTAAATTCGACCAACTCGCTAACAAGTTAGCTCAAACATGTTGAGATTTACTCGGCTCATTCTATTTGATTTTTCATCTAAAATCTACATTCGTAACTCACATATTTTTTTACTTTAAATTGGAAAAATTGCTTTGTGACAGCCTCTTTATATTTATATTTTTGCTAATGCTTGTTCAATATCAGCTATTATATCATTTATATTTTCAATACCAACATTGATTCTTACTGCTTCTGGTAATACACCACATTTAATTAAATCTTCTTCACTTAATTGTCTATGAGTAGTACTTGCAGGGTGTAATAGACAAGTTCTTGAATCTCCAACATGGACAACAGCTCTTATCCATTCTAAACCTTTAATGAATTTCTCAGCTCCTTCTCTACCACCTTTAACACCTACTAAGATTACTCCACTTCCACCTTTTGTTAAATATTTTTCAGCATTCTTATAAGCATAGTGGCTAGGTAATTTAGAATATTTTACCCAAGTAATATTTGGATTTTTTTCTAAAGCAGTTGCTAATGCTAAGGCATTTTCACTATGTCTTTCCATTCTTAAATGTAGAGTTTCTAGTCCTCTTAATAGAATAAAAGCATTAAATGGACTTAAAGCAGCTCCCATATCTCTTAAAATATTTGCTCTTGCTTTTATAATGTATGCAAGATTTCCAAATGTTTTATAGTAACTCATATTATGGTAACTTGCATCAGGTTCTACTAACATAGGAAATTTTCCATTATCCCAGTTATAGTTTCCTCCATCAACAATAACTCCACCTAAAACACTTCCTTGTCCATCTATATATTTAGTTGCAGAATGAACAACTATATTTATTCCATGAGAAATAGGATTACATAAATATGGAGTAGCTAAAGTGTTATCTATTATAGTTGGAACATCTTTTTCTTTTGCAATCTTAACTATTTTTTCAAAATCTAAAGTGTTCATTTCAGGGTTTCCTAATGTTTCACCAAATAGTATTTTTGTATTTTCTCTGAATGCAGCTTTAAATTCTTCTTCACTAGCCTCAGGATTTACAAAAGTAGTTTCAATACCATAGTTTTTTAATGTTGAAGCTAAAAGAGTTATAGTTCCACCATATAAAGTAGACACAGCAACTATATGATCTCCTGTTTTACAAATAGTTAATATTGCAGCAGTGTTAGCAGCTTGTCCTGAAGCAAAAGCTAATGCTCCAACCCCTTTTTCAAGTATAGCTATTTTATTTTCAAAAGCAGCAACAGTTGGATTGCTAAGTCTTGAATAAAAATATCCTAATTTTTTTAAATCAAATAATTCTGCCAATGTGTCAGGGTTAGTATAATTAAAAGTAGTACTTTGAACTAAAGGAACAGTTCTTGATTCACCTTCTTCAAATTCTTCTAATGATTGTACTAACTGAGTTTCTATTTCTAAATTTTTTAGATCTATAGACATATTTTTTTCCTCCTATAATTTTTTAATAAAAAATCTCTACCATAAGTAAATGACAGAGATTAGTTAAAAAATTTATTAATCTCCATCTATCTGGAATTAGCACCTCATCTAATGATAGGTTGCTGAAACTTCATAGGGCCAGTCCCTCAGTTTCTCTTGATGGTTATTGATTTCTTATTGTGAGTAATGATACATCAAAAATAAAGAATTGTCAATAGTTTATATTTAATTATTTTTATAGTAGTTAGCTTCTTTCTTTATATAAAGGTAAATTATATTTTTTAAAGATTTCCTCAGCTTTTTGTATTTGTTCTTTTGTAGGAGTAGAAACATCTTTTAATTTATAGTCTCTATTAGTTTTCTCCCATTTATAAATAGCCATTTGATGAAATGGTAAGATATCAACTCTTCTTACAACATCAAATTGAGATACAAATTTAGCCCAATCATTTAAGTCTTTTATATCATCAGTATAACCAGGAACAAGAACATACCTTATCCAAACAGGTTTATTAATTTCTTGTAAATATTTTATAAAATTAAGTGTGGGCTCTAAATCAACAGAGGTAAGTTTCTTATACATATCTTTGTCTATATGTTTTATATCTAATAAAACTAAATCTGTGTATTCTAAAACCTTTTTTGCTTGATCATTAAAAATATAACCAGAAGTATCAAGAGCAGTATGTATTCCATTTTCTTTACAAAGTTTAAAAAGTTCAAGTATAAAAGAAGCCTGCATAAGTGGTTCACCACCAGAAGCTGTGATTCCTCCTGTTAAAAAGGCTTTAACTTTATTTAATTCAGCTAAAATTTCATTTGGAGTATAAATATAATTTTTATCCTTTAACTCCCATGTATCTACATTATGACAATATAAGCATCTTAAAGGACAACCTTGCATAAAGACTACAAATCTTATTCCAGGTCCATCTTTAGTTCCAAAAGATTCAAATGAATTTATATAACCTTGCATATCATCATTTCCTTTTACAATTTATTATAAAGGGGAGAAAACTCTCCCCTATTTATTTTATTACATTTTGCTACTGATAGTTCTGTTTATAACATCTAATTGTTGTTCTTTTGTTAATTTAATGAAGTTAACTGCATATCCAGAAACTCTTATTGTAAGTTGTGGATAATTTTCAGGATGTTCCATAGCATCTTCTAGTAACTCTCTACCAAATACGTTAACATTTAGGTGGTGACCTGTTTGTTTAAAGTATCCATCAAGAAGTCCAACTAAGTTATTTTTCTTTTCGTCATCAGTTTTTCCTAATGTTTCAGGAGTTATAGCGAATGTATAAGAAATTCCATCGTTAGCATCTTCAAATGGTAATTTTGCAACTGAAGCTAGCGAAGCAACGGCCCCTTTAGTATCTCTTCCATGCATAGGGTTTGCTCCTGGTCCAAATGGAGCTCCTGCTCTTCTTCCATCAGGAGTATTTCCTGTTTTCTTACCATAAACAACGTTTGAAGTTATTGTAAGAACTGATTGAGTAGGTTCAGCATCTCTATACATTTTATGACTTCTGATTTTGTTCATGAATGTTCTAACAACTTTAACTGCTAATTCATCTGTTCTATCATCATTATTTCCGAATGGAACATAAGGTTGTTCAACAACATAATCAACAGCATCTCCAGCTTCATCTCTTATTACTCTTACTTTACCATATTTAATAGCAGCTAGTGAGTCAGCAACTATTGAAAGTCCAGCTATACCACATGCTTCTGTTCTCTTAATATCTAATGAGTGTAAAGCCATTTCTAATGCTTCATAAGAATATTTATCATGCATATAGTGGATTATATTTAATGCTTTTACATAAGTAGAAGCTAGCCAAGTTAACATTTTGTCATATTTTTCCCAAACTTCATCAAATTCTAAGTATTCAGAAGTAATTTTTTCAAATTGTCCAGCAGGAGTTACTTGTTCTTTCTTTAATTCATCTTTACCACCATTTATAGCATAAAGTAATGCTTTAGGTAAGTTAGCTCTTGCTCCAAAGAATTGCATTTGTTTTCCTATAGCCATAGGAGATACACAACAAGCTATTCCATAGTCTTCACCAAATTGTGGTCTCATGATATCGTCATTTTCATATTGTAATGAAGAAGTATCTATTGAAACTTTAGAACAGAATTTTTTCCAGTTTTCAGGTAATCTTTCACTCCATAAAATTGTTAAGTTAGGTTCAGGAGCTGTACCTAAATTATAAAGAGTATTTAAGTATCTGAAAGCATTTTTAGTTACCCAAGATCTACCATCATTGTTCATACCACCTATTGATTCAGTTACCCATACTGGATCTCCAGAGAATAATTGATCATATTCAGGAGTTCTTAAGAATCTAACAATTCTAAGTTTCATGATGAAGTGATCTATAAATTCTTGTGCATCTCTTTCAGTAATTCTTCCTTCTTTTAAATCTCTTTCTATATATACATCTAAGAATCCAGCAGTTTTTCCTAAACTCATTGCAGCTCCATTTTGGTCTTTAATAGCTCCTAAGTAACCAAAATAAGTCCATTGAATAGCTTCTTGAGCAGTTTCAGCAGGTCTTCCTATATCAAAACCATATGCTGCTGCCATTCTTTTTAATGCTTTTAATGCTTCTAATTGTTCAAACATTTCTTCT encodes:
- the gatB gene encoding Asp-tRNA(Asn)/Glu-tRNA(Gln) amidotransferase subunit GatB; amino-acid sequence: MIKEWESVIGLEVHLQLKTGTKVWCGCKSDYDETGINTHVCPICLGHPGALPKLNKKVVDYAVKAALALNCKINNESAFDRKNYFYPDAPKNYQITQFEKSYAEKGYIEFKLNSGREVKIGITKVQIEEDTAKAIHGKNESYLNFNRASIPLIEIISEPDMRNSEEAYEYLNTLKNIIKYTKVSDVSMETGSLRCDANISVMEKGSKVFGTRVEVKNLNSFKAVARAIDYEIARQIELIENGGKVDQETRLWDEENQITRVMRSKEEAMDYRYFNEPDLLKLLISDEEIEEIKKDMPETRLAKVERFKNSYSIDEKDALILTEEMELSDYFEEVVKVSNNPKLSSNWILTEVLRVLKHQNIDIEKFSINSVNLAKIITLIDKNIISSKIAKELFEIALNDNRDPEIIVKEKGMLQVSDSSEIEKMVEEVLANNQKMIEDYKAADEGRKPRVLKGIVGQVMKLSKGKANPEIVNELIMSKLN
- the pip gene encoding prolyl aminopeptidase, giving the protein MENYDFYPAIEPFKSYMLQVSDVHSIYVEECGNPNGEPIIFLHGGPGAGCGKKARRFFDPEYYHIILFDQRGCGRSLPFVELKENNIFYSVEDMEKIRLHIGINKWTIFAGSYGSTLGLTYAIHYPERVKRMVLQGIFLANESDVKWYFQEGISEIYPAEFKIFKNFIPKEEQDDLLKAYHKRFFSNDIKLRDEAIKIWSRFELRTMESEYTWSLEEDIQNFEISLALIEAHYFYNKMFWEDRDYILNRVDKIKDIPIQIAHGRLDFNTRVSSAYKLSEKLNDCELVIVESVGHSPFTEKMAKILIKFLEDNKNFY
- a CDS encoding asparaginase, translating into MENKVLIINTGGTIGMVGKPLRPAYNWAEITKGYSVLEKFPTDYYQFEKLIDSSDVTTDFWIKLVEVIEENYDKYLGFVILHGTDTMAYTGSMLSFLLKNLAKPVVLTGAQAPMVNPRSDGLQNLINSIYIAGHRLFDIPLIPEVTICFRDSLMRANRSKKTDSNNYYGFSSPNCQPLAEIATEIKVIKDRILKLPTEKFYVEKNIDANVLLLELFPGLNPKYISDFIESNKNIKALILKTYGSGNTPTSEDFISTLKNIVEKEIPILDITQCISGSVRMPLYESTDKLSKLGIINGSDITSEAGLTKMMYLLGKKLSLKEIKEAFSISICGEQTV
- a CDS encoding murein L,D-transpeptidase catalytic domain family protein — its product is MKKVLIFLSLLIVSSLSFSEGTNLENINQNTVTETETNPQKVILNVKSVYDSLNIKGKLDYSIFQKAYLGYVQISNKNPGVLVIIDYTKPSNEERFYVLDLNKKQLVYSTRVAHSKNSGLEIPLEFSDDPNSYQSSLGFFLTLGEYNGAYGYSLRLKGLEENINANAESRAIVIHGGDIVNDEYIKKFGFAGRSLGCPVLPTALTKEIVNYIKHGRVLFIYGNDEEYIEESVYLSKLAPIFEGKPQNIVELEKPREAPKVVATSSTTSLASTSPVIANTTVPNPDEKNISIMLDVIKQEAEYKQYSSLRKKENYIDYLSIIKSIIVDKSNLTTTKHNEKNATTLNLDSSKEDKEEKIETTTENKSQNVEEIKKDVTKEEEVKKEEIKKEEPKKGKLKNVNRKYSEEAVRKSLGLGVKLK
- a CDS encoding ComEC/Rec2 family competence protein; this encodes MKKLFLLTFLAIILMLRVATGVRITEIFQKEVYRMSFNLVDGKVKDLRVNNKYPLKNIYGKIAYKEDGKYEGYFLVKSIKKYKNIHFIELEDIKSEKIENNFLENYLQVLFDRAEEGYLYEIKNLNRAILLGDNSRIKKSLQEKIRYIGLSHVFAMSGLHIGLVIAIFYFILRKIIKNKIILEVSLIILVSLYYFSVKESPSFTRAYIMALVYLLGKLCYEKIDLAKSLFISAYLSILIKPTVIFSLSFQLSYGAMIAIIYIFPYIRKINYKKIKILDYFLFTTAIQIFLIPIIVYYFNTLQFLSLISNLLLLPLASFYITINYIALFLENFYLSFLLKPIIKISYNFLIYLIDFFSKFSYLSVEYENQKLIYIYSLVIILILINKKSLLKK
- a CDS encoding O-acetylhomoserine aminocarboxypropyltransferase/cysteine synthase family protein, giving the protein MSIDLKNLEIETQLVQSLEEFEEGESRTVPLVQSTTFNYTNPDTLAELFDLKKLGYFYSRLSNPTVAAFENKIAILEKGVGALAFASGQAANTAAILTICKTGDHIVAVSTLYGGTITLLASTLKNYGIETTFVNPEASEEEFKAAFRENTKILFGETLGNPEMNTLDFEKIVKIAKEKDVPTIIDNTLATPYLCNPISHGINIVVHSATKYIDGQGSVLGGVIVDGGNYNWDNGKFPMLVEPDASYHNMSYYKTFGNLAYIIKARANILRDMGAALSPFNAFILLRGLETLHLRMERHSENALALATALEKNPNITWVKYSKLPSHYAYKNAEKYLTKGGSGVILVGVKGGREGAEKFIKGLEWIRAVVHVGDSRTCLLHPASTTHRQLSEEDLIKCGVLPEAVRINVGIENINDIIADIEQALAKI
- the pflA gene encoding pyruvate formate-lyase-activating protein, which gives rise to MQGYINSFESFGTKDGPGIRFVVFMQGCPLRCLYCHNVDTWELKDKNYIYTPNEILAELNKVKAFLTGGITASGGEPLMQASFILELFKLCKENGIHTALDTSGYIFNDQAKKVLEYTDLVLLDIKHIDKDMYKKLTSVDLEPTLNFIKYLQEINKPVWIRYVLVPGYTDDIKDLNDWAKFVSQFDVVRRVDILPFHQMAIYKWEKTNRDYKLKDVSTPTKEQIQKAEEIFKKYNLPLYKERS
- the pflB gene encoding formate C-acetyltransferase, translated to MEAWRGFKSGDWQNNINVSDFIKHNYTEYTGDEAFLEGPTENTKKLWDILSGMLKIEREKGIYDAETKIPSKIDAYGAGYINKELETIVGLQTDAPLKRAIFPNGGLRMVENSLEAFGYQLDPTTKEIYEKYRKSHNAGVFSAYTPAIKAARHTGIITGLPDAYGRGRIIGDYRRVALYGVDRLIAERKREFDAYDPAEMTEDVIRDREEMFEQLEALKALKRMAAAYGFDIGRPAETAQEAIQWTYFGYLGAIKDQNGAAMSLGKTAGFLDVYIERDLKEGRITERDAQEFIDHFIMKLRIVRFLRTPEYDQLFSGDPVWVTESIGGMNNDGRSWVTKNAFRYLNTLYNLGTAPEPNLTILWSERLPENWKKFCSKVSIDTSSLQYENDDIMRPQFGEDYGIACCVSPMAIGKQMQFFGARANLPKALLYAINGGKDELKKEQVTPAGQFEKITSEYLEFDEVWEKYDKMLTWLASTYVKALNIIHYMHDKYSYEALEMALHSLDIKRTEACGIAGLSIVADSLAAIKYGKVRVIRDEAGDAVDYVVEQPYVPFGNNDDRTDELAVKVVRTFMNKIRSHKMYRDAEPTQSVLTITSNVVYGKKTGNTPDGRRAGAPFGPGANPMHGRDTKGAVASLASVAKLPFEDANDGISYTFAITPETLGKTDDEKKNNLVGLLDGYFKQTGHHLNVNVFGRELLEDAMEHPENYPQLTIRVSGYAVNFIKLTKEQQLDVINRTISSKM